The following nucleotide sequence is from Thermanaerothrix sp..
GGGGCCGAAGCTTCCCAAAGGCCCCTGGAGGTTCGGTTCACCGCCGGTTCCGGCGGTTACCGGGCTGGATCCTTCACCGCCTCCGCCGCATCCCAATCCCTTTGGGTTAGGGCCTCATATTCAAGGGAGGATGAGGGGGAGCGGGAGATGAGGCTCAGGAGCAACGGCCTTAAGGACTTCTCAAGGGATTACAGCTCCAACCACTACGGCCTGTCCGTGGGATCCGCCGAGGGCCGATGGGAGCTCACAAGCCAGTGGGGGGACTACTCGTCCCGCTGGACCTACAACGGTGATGAGAACCGGCAGGAGAACAGCTATTCCCGGGTGGTCCTCGGGGTGCCCCTGGGGGGACTGAAGCTGAAGGGCTACTACGGTGAATCCGCCAAGAGGGTGTTCGACAGCAGCGGCAGGAGCGACTACCGGGACCGGAACATGGGCCTGTCCCTGGAGGGGCGGGGGCGGCTTTGGGGCAACGCCTCCGCCTTCGGCCTGGAGCTTCGGCGGGACGACTCCGACTACCTCAACGCCGACAACCCCTGGGGCAACAACGACCCCTACGACCTTAAGAGGGACGCGGTCATGGTATACGGCGAGACAACGGTCCCCTTGGGGGATATCACCGCGGACCTGGGGCTGAGGTATGAGAGGTGGCATGTGGAGGGCGGCGATAACCAGTCGGAGCTGTCCCCTAAGCTGTCCCTTTACCGGGAGGATGCTGGGGGCAGGCTTTGGTACCTTTCCGCCGGGAGGTTCTTCGTGATGCCCAGCTTCTTCCAGATTTACATGCCCATGAGGAGTTTCGGGGAGCCGAACTACGACTTAAGGCCCGAGAAGGGATGGAGCTACGAAGGGGGAGTCAAGGGCAGGGACCGCTCCTGGAGCTTAGGCGTCTTCTATACCCAGGTGGACGACAAGATAACCTACCAGTCCGATCCCGTGACTTGGGTAGGAAAGTACGTGAACCTGGACAGGTACCGGGCCTACGGGGTTGAGGGTGGCTTCTCGCTTAAGCTCTCCGAGGAGTTTTCGTACCGTCAAGGGGCCTCTTGGACCTATGGTGAGGAGTTAAGCGGCGGCGTCTGGCGTAGGTCCCAGGATCCAAGGTGGGACCTTTCGGGCACCTTGAGCTGGGCCAAGGGGCCCTGGAGGGCGGACCTTACCGGCCGGTTCTACGGCGACAGGGCCATCCGCAACAACAGCCGCGGGTACTCCGATGAGGACATGTTCCTGCTGGACGGCTCGGTGGCCTTCGCCTCCGGCGACCTTTCGGTGAGGGTCGGGGGCCGCAACCTGTTCGACCGGCGGTACGTGCTGGACAAGGAGGGGTACCTTACCCCGGAGCGTAGGCTTTACATATCCCTGGATGCCAGGTTTTAGCTTGAAGGGGGCGGGGGTGTCAGTCCTTAAGGCTGAATCGGAAGGGGATTAGTACGGTGCCGCTCAGGTCCTCCTTAAAGCGCCAATCCATGGCGGCCCTTTTGGCCGCTTCGTCAAGGGCTTTGTGGCCGCTGGAGGACCTTATCTCCCCCCGCTCCGGGCGTCCTCGGCTCACCCAAAGGCACACCACCACGGTGCCCTCCTCCCCCCTCCGCCGAGAGGAAAGGGGGTAGGGGGGCACCGACCTTCTCACCGCCAGGTCCCTCCCGTCCAGCTCTAGGGCCCCTTCGGGGGGATCCGCCGCGCCGGAGGTGGAAGGCGCCTGTGGCCCCATGGGGCCGGTCTCATCTAGGACGCCCTTCCCGTCCGATTGCCCCGCTGAGAGGGGGGCTTCCGCCTTGGGGCCCCAGTCTTGCGCGTCTTGTAAATTTTGTAAATTAGGTTTATGGGCGGTTTCCACCCCGGGGGACCTTCCATCTTCGGCTAAGGCATCCTTAGCTTTGCTGTAAGGGGCCCCTTGGACTCCTTGGGGGTGAGCCGCTTCCTTTGTCCTATGTCCTAGGTCTTCGCCAGGCCCTGGCGGGATGGTTGGCGGCGATTTTGGTGTGAGGGGGGCTTGGGGCTCCATGGCCACCGTTATGGCCATCCGGCGGCTACGCGTCTCTTCCTTGTAGATCCCCTCACCCAGGGCCCAGGGCAGGGCCCAAAGGGCCGCCCCGTGGAGCCCGAGGGCCAGCGCCGCCGCCGTGAGGCGTCTCACCTTGGTTCCTCCGTCAGAAGCCCCACGGAAGTGACCCCAAGGCTCTGAAGGGCCTCAAGGGCCTGGGCAACCCTTCCGTAGGGGGCGTCCCGGTGCGCCCCGAGCAGGACCTTGCAGCCCTTGCCATTGCCCTTTACGAGATCTTTGAGTCCTTCAAAGGACATGGGGCGGTTGTCCACCCTGAGGGACCCATCTTTGAGGACCGCCACGGTGATGGTCTTCGTCATCCCCTCCGTCACCGCCGAGCCCTTTCCGCTGGGGAGCAGCACGTCCTTCAGGTTGAGGCCCGCGAAGGAGGACGTGAGGACGAAGAAGATGATGAGGATGAAGAGCACGTCCAGCAGGGGCGTCATGTCGATATCAGGTCCGTTCCTCCTCACCCCAAGGACCCCACCTCCATCTTGCCCCCCCTGGGGCGCTGGGCTTGTGCTGGACCCTTGAACCTTGCAAGCACCACCCGGTCCGCCGCCCTGTTCAAGGCCTCTTCGTACCAGTCGATCATGTGCTGCAGGGCGATGAGCCCCGCCTGGGCGGGTATGGCGCAGGACAGCCCCGCCACGGTGGTGAAGAGGGCCACCCTGATGCCCCTTGCCACCAACGAGGAGGCGGCCCCGGAGGAGCCTATGGCGGCGAACATCTGCACCATCCCTATGACGGTTCCCAAGAGGCCCAGCATGGGGGAGAGGCGGACGGACATCTCAAGCCACCGTAGCCCCTTCTGCTGTCTGAAGACCTCGCCCCTTATGAATACGCTTCCCCCTTCCCTCATGGCCTGAGCCCCAGCGTCCCAAAGGCCCACCAGTTCCTTGAGGAGATCCTTCAGCGGGCCGTCCTCTTGAAGGCGGAGGGCCTCCTCGGCGCCCCGAAGATCTCCGGAGGAAAGGGGGGCCAAAAGGGAGTTCAGTAGCCCCTCCGAGGAGGAGAGCTTGTTCCTTATGGACCTCATGAGGAAGAGCCGCTCTAGAAATATCCACGTGCCGCTGACCGACAGGGCCAAGATGAGCCACATGATAGGGCCTCCTTCGTTCAGGAACCAAAGGGCGTGCTGCGCCAAGCCGTTCAACCTCCTCTTATCGTTTGTCCTGTGGCCTTGTCCTTTTGTGTTTTTCCAATTTGCCCCCAGGGCGGTCCTTATCCTTGTCCTCTGATGAGCAGCCAGAGGAAGAAGAGGGCCCCTACGCCGGAGGTTATTATGCCCACCGGTATCTCCGATGGGGCCCAAAGGGTCCTGGCCGCCACGTCGCATAGCGTCAGCATGGAGCCCCCTATCATGGCGCTGGCGGAGAGGATCTCTCCCTGCCCCCTTGCGCCGGTCATCCTGGCCATGTGGGGGCCGAAGAGCCCCACGAAGCCTATGGGGCCGCACAGGGACACGCTGGAGGCCACCGCCATGGAGATCGTGGAGAACAGTATCAGCCGCACCGATTCCACCGGCACCCCCCGGCTCTTGGCCAGGATTGAGCCGCACCGGATCAGCTTTAGGTCTTGAAGGAAGAACCGGCACGCCAGCACGGTTATCCCAAGGGTCAGGAGGGCCGGCAGGAGTGGGTCCCAGCCTATCACCTGTATGCCCCCCATGGACCAGCGCATCATCCTGAAGGAGTCCGAGTAGCCCCCTCCGTACTGGATTATCATGTTGAGGCTTCCGAATAGGAAGCTGGCGGCCACCCCCGCCAGCATGAGCCCCTCCCCGGAGGGGTTCCGCCTTTGGGTCACCGCCCCTGCCGCCTGTATGAGCCCTATGGCCAGGGCGGAGCCCAGGAAGGCCCCGGCCCCCAATGGGATGTTGAGCCCAAACCGTATGGCGCACACCGCCCCCAGCGCGGCGCCGGAGGACACCCCCATCACGTCCGGGGAGGCCAGGCTGTTCCTGAGCAGCACCTGGAAGACCGCCCCGCAAAGGCTCAAGGTGGCGCCGGTGGCGTAGCCCAGCAGCACCCTGGGAAGCCGCATCTCCATGAATATGGGGCTGTGGAGGGCTTTTTCAATCTCAAGGGGCACCTCCGCGGGGCCCATGAAGGGGCTTAGGATGATGATAGCCAGGGAGGCCATGGCCAGCCAAAGGTTACGTGGGCCTGTCATCGCAGCATGACCTCCGGCATCAAGCACCCCCTGCCCCGCTGGTCGGTGAGCATGACGAAGGGCACGTTGAAGACCTCCTCTAGCTCCGAGGGGCCTATCTGGTGCGGTGGAAGGGTGAAAAGCGCCTCCCCGTCCCTCATGGCCACCACCCGGTCCGCCCATGCCAATGCCAGGTTTACGTCGTGGGTCACCATCAGCATCCCCTTTTCTCCACCCGTCCCGCCGTCCTTAAGCGCCATGAGCAGGTTGAGCACCTCCTGTTGGTGCCGGTGGTCCAGGAACGCGGTGGGCTCGTCCAGCAGAAGACAAGGGGTCCCCTGTGCAAGGGCCGCGGCCATGAGGGCCCGTTGGCCCTCGCCGCCGCTTAGCTCCTCCATGGGGGTGTCCGCCAATGAGTCAAGCCCCACCACCCGCAGGGCCCCTTCCACCGCCTTGAGGTCCTCGGCCCCTAGGGGGTCGAAGGGCCCTTGCCAGGGGTACCGGGAGAGCTTGGCCAGCTCCCTTGGGGTCACCGGGGGGCGTCTTTCGGAGGGCTGGGGCACCATGGCCGCAATGCGGCTGATCTCCCTGGGCCTTAAGGTCCTAATGGGCTTGCCCATGGCCCATGCCTCTCCCTCGAAGGGCACCAGCCCCATCAGTGCCTTGAGCAGGGTGCTCTTCCCCGCCCCGTTGGGGCCTATGAGCGCCAGGGCCTCCCCCAGGCGAAGGGACAGGCTTAGGGCCTTCACGGCGGTCTTGGATTTGAAACGGACCGTGAGGTCCCGGGTCTTTAAGAGCTCATCCCCGTGGTTCATCGCTTCCCTGGGACCTCCTCTCCCCATATGGCGGAGGCGAACCCCTTAAGGGTCTTCGGCATCCTGGGGCCTGGACGTAGGTACAAGGTGCCCTCCAGTACCGCCACCTTGTGGGACCTGACGGCTCCAAGCCACGGGAACGACCTCTCCCATTGGGCCAGGACGTTGTCCTTTTTGAACGTCTCCTTGCGGTTGAATGTGGAGGATCCGTGGTAGAAGCGGCTGTCGCCGATTAGATCGATTATCACGTCGGGGTTCATGGCCATGAGCCCCTCAGGGTAGACCAGCGGGTATTGGGGGGAGCCTTTGGGAACGGCGTTGGTACCCCCCGCCATGGTTATCAGCTGGTCGTAGAATGTGCCGGGGCCTGCGGCGTAGAAGGACGTTATGCGGCTGCTTTCCATCTCCCGGGAGACGCACACCAGGACCTTGGGCTTCTTGGAGCTCCTGCGGGATTGGATGGCTTTGGCCGTTCGGTTCATCTGGGCCGTTATGGAGGAGGTGAGGGATCGTCCCTTATCGTTGACATTGCAGGCGGAGGCCAGTTCCCGTATCGATCTCAGCACGTCCTCCACGCTGTTCTGTCTTAGCATCACCCATGGTATCTTGGCCCTTAAGAGCTGCCTTGCCAGCGGGGAGTGGATGTCCTGGAGCACCACCAGGTCCGCCTTCATGGCCAAAAGCGACTCGATGCTCACGTCCGCGAAGCCCCCGATCTTAGGTTTGGAGAGGGCCTCCTTGGGGTGGTCGCAGAAGGTGGTGACCGCCGCCACGTTCGCTCCAAGTCCCAGGGCGAACAGGATCTCCGTGCCCGACGGCGATAGGGACACTATCCGCCTTGGGGCTCCGGCGGCTGGGCCGGCGGGGACCGCGAGGAGATGGAGAAGAAGAAGGACCGCCAGCCCGAAGGCCTTCGGAGTAGTTCCCCAAGGCTTTGGCCCGCCGGCGACGGACGAACGGGAAAAAACACAAAGGGGACCCCCGGCCCCCTTTTCACGATTCAAAAGACCCGGATGATACATGCCCTCGCACAACATCCTTCCAGGCTCCCCCCGGGTTTTCTGGCTTGCGGGCCGCGGGGTCTTGTCCGGAGCTGCGGCACGGGGCCGCCGCTTTTGACCCGTCGGCTTGCTTACAGTAGCGGGGCTGCCCCGGATTCTCACCGGGTTGCCCCGAGGGGCCGTCGTATTTTTTGTATGTCCTTTTGTCT
It contains:
- a CDS encoding TonB-dependent receptor; translated protein: MAPPSAFGMEVPVVEVTGSRLAEDMSDLPSQGYVITSADMAARGFQNLQEALDSLPGVTGLVNGAAMAQSKGISIRGMTTETLLLVDGVPFMTSSYGTGPVLGAPFDLRSIPLSSVERVEVVKGASSALYGSHGAAGVINVITSKGAEASQRPLEVRFTAGSGGYRAGSFTASAASQSLWVRASYSREDEGEREMRLRSNGLKDFSRDYSSNHYGLSVGSAEGRWELTSQWGDYSSRWTYNGDENRQENSYSRVVLGVPLGGLKLKGYYGESAKRVFDSSGRSDYRDRNMGLSLEGRGRLWGNASAFGLELRRDDSDYLNADNPWGNNDPYDLKRDAVMVYGETTVPLGDITADLGLRYERWHVEGGDNQSELSPKLSLYREDAGGRLWYLSAGRFFVMPSFFQIYMPMRSFGEPNYDLRPEKGWSYEGGVKGRDRSWSLGVFYTQVDDKITYQSDPVTWVGKYVNLDRYRAYGVEGGFSLKLSEEFSYRQGASWTYGEELSGGVWRRSQDPRWDLSGTLSWAKGPWRADLTGRFYGDRAIRNNSRGYSDEDMFLLDGSVAFASGDLSVRVGGRNLFDRRYVLDKEGYLTPERRLYISLDARF
- a CDS encoding energy transducer TonB; amino-acid sequence: MGPQAPSTSGAADPPEGALELDGRDLAVRRSVPPYPLSSRRRGEEGTVVVCLWVSRGRPERGEIRSSSGHKALDEAAKRAAMDWRFKEDLSGTVLIPFRFSLKD
- a CDS encoding biopolymer transporter ExbD; translation: MRRNGPDIDMTPLLDVLFILIIFFVLTSSFAGLNLKDVLLPSGKGSAVTEGMTKTITVAVLKDGSLRVDNRPMSFEGLKDLVKGNGKGCKVLLGAHRDAPYGRVAQALEALQSLGVTSVGLLTEEPR
- a CDS encoding MotA/TolQ/ExbB proton channel family protein, whose amino-acid sequence is MAQHALWFLNEGGPIMWLILALSVSGTWIFLERLFLMRSIRNKLSSSEGLLNSLLAPLSSGDLRGAEEALRLQEDGPLKDLLKELVGLWDAGAQAMREGGSVFIRGEVFRQQKGLRWLEMSVRLSPMLGLLGTVIGMVQMFAAIGSSGAASSLVARGIRVALFTTVAGLSCAIPAQAGLIALQHMIDWYEEALNRAADRVVLARFKGPAQAQRPRGGKMEVGSLG
- a CDS encoding iron ABC transporter permease; this translates as MTGPRNLWLAMASLAIIILSPFMGPAEVPLEIEKALHSPIFMEMRLPRVLLGYATGATLSLCGAVFQVLLRNSLASPDVMGVSSGAALGAVCAIRFGLNIPLGAGAFLGSALAIGLIQAAGAVTQRRNPSGEGLMLAGVAASFLFGSLNMIIQYGGGYSDSFRMMRWSMGGIQVIGWDPLLPALLTLGITVLACRFFLQDLKLIRCGSILAKSRGVPVESVRLILFSTISMAVASSVSLCGPIGFVGLFGPHMARMTGARGQGEILSASAMIGGSMLTLCDVAARTLWAPSEIPVGIITSGVGALFFLWLLIRGQG
- a CDS encoding ABC transporter ATP-binding protein, translated to MNHGDELLKTRDLTVRFKSKTAVKALSLSLRLGEALALIGPNGAGKSTLLKALMGLVPFEGEAWAMGKPIRTLRPREISRIAAMVPQPSERRPPVTPRELAKLSRYPWQGPFDPLGAEDLKAVEGALRVVGLDSLADTPMEELSGGEGQRALMAAALAQGTPCLLLDEPTAFLDHRHQQEVLNLLMALKDGGTGGEKGMLMVTHDVNLALAWADRVVAMRDGEALFTLPPHQIGPSELEEVFNVPFVMLTDQRGRGCLMPEVMLR
- a CDS encoding helical backbone metal receptor, yielding MNREKGAGGPLCVFSRSSVAGGPKPWGTTPKAFGLAVLLLLHLLAVPAGPAAGAPRRIVSLSPSGTEILFALGLGANVAAVTTFCDHPKEALSKPKIGGFADVSIESLLAMKADLVVLQDIHSPLARQLLRAKIPWVMLRQNSVEDVLRSIRELASACNVNDKGRSLTSSITAQMNRTAKAIQSRRSSKKPKVLVCVSREMESSRITSFYAAGPGTFYDQLITMAGGTNAVPKGSPQYPLVYPEGLMAMNPDVIIDLIGDSRFYHGSSTFNRKETFKKDNVLAQWERSFPWLGAVRSHKVAVLEGTLYLRPGPRMPKTLKGFASAIWGEEVPGKR